AATAAAAGTTGTGACTAAGAAATGACAAAGTTGGAAGGCGATCGCTGTCCTGAGCTTAACGCTAAATTAACGTCTAGCGTTGAGACTTAATCATAGCGGAATCATGTCCCAGTTTTGCACCGATGGGATAGATTTTTAGGACTTAAAGTTGATGTCAGGTTGACTATGGCTGCTTGGATGACCCTAAACGGAACACCGCCGCTGGTGATTGCCCACCGAGGTGCGAGTGGCGATCGCCCCGAACATACCTTAGCGGCCTATGAGCTGGCGATCGCTCTAGGGGCAGACTACGTGGAGCCGGATCTGGTGTCTACCCGCGATGGGGTGTTGGTGGCGCGCCATGAAAATAACCTGATTGATACCACCGACGTTGGCGATCGCCCTGAGTTTAGCGATCGCTACACCACCAAGCAGATCGATGGACAGACTTGCTCGGGCTGGTTCACCGAAGATTTTACCCTGGCGGAACTGAAAACCCTGCGGGTGCGGGAACGACTCCCCTTTCGAGATCAGAGCTTTAACGATCAGTTTCAGATTCCCACCTGGGAGGAGATTCTAATCTTAGTGCACCAAGCAGAGCAAGCGACCGGTCGCACCATCGGCATCTATCCCGAAACCAAGCATCCCAGCTATTTTCAGTCCATGGGTCTGCCCCTCGAAGCCTCGCTCCTCCAAGAGCTGACTCAGTATGGCTATGGACATCCTGACGATCGCATCTGCATTCAGTCCTTTGAGACCCAGAACTTACAGGAGCTGCGATCGCTGACGGCGCTGCCGCTGATTCAACTTATCGGCCAAGCGACGGAGATCCAGGTAGACAGCGATCGCCCCTATGCTGACCTGCTGACCTCGGAGGGATTGGCCGCGATCGCCCAGTATGCCCAAGGGATTGGCCCCGATAAACGCTGGATTGTGCCCAGCCATCCCACAGATGCTCGTCAACTGCTGCCGCCTACAGACTTAGTAGACCGCGCCCATGCCTGCGGCCTCTGGGTGCATCCCTACACGTTTCGCAACGAGCCGCAGTTTCTCCATCCTGCCTACGCCACGCCGCGCCATGAGTATCACCAGTTTTTTCGGCTTGGTGTGGATGCGGTGTTTAGTGATGCTCCTCAGGAAGCGATCGCTGCTCGGGAGGCGCTAGCCTGAGCAGACAGTCTCCCGAGAAGACATTTTATGAATCTTGCAGTATCATCACGGGCAGTTTCCTAGACCTGTTGCCCGCCTTACCTCGTCAAGTTCATGCAAATTTGGACGGTTTGTTTCCTGCTATTTTTCCTATCTACCCAGGTGTACCAAATGGTGCAAGAGGTCTCGCTGCCGCTGCCGTTGGCCATCGCTGGGGGCATTTTGTTGGCGATCGCCTCCAATATCCAGCGCCGGTCAACGCTGTCCTCGTCTTCATCCGTGACGCCATCTGTGACACCGCCTGTGACGCCATCTGCACCACCGGTTAGCCCCCGATCTGAAACGATGTCGCCCCGATCTGCCGAGACCTTAGCCCATCCGCCGATTCCACCTTTCTCAGTGCCTGCGTCTAACCCTTTCTTCCCTCCCCCTCAGGAAAAATCCTAGACAATACGGGTGTTTTGTTGGTACAGTTGTTCTTATGGATCGTTGTGTCCACCCTGTTCTCTTGAGAGGCTGAGAAGGTCATGGAAGCCCTGACAGAAGTCCAACAACAGCTATACGACTGGCTGATCGACTACATCCGCGAGAATCAGCATTCCCCGTCTATTCGTCAGATGATGCGAGCCATGGGACTGCGATCGCCCGCTCCTATTCAAAGTCGTCTAGAGCACCTGCGCAACAAAGGTTACATTGACTGGACGGAAGGAAAAGCGCGTACGATTCGCATCCTCAAGTCGCTGAATCCTGGTGTGCCGATCATGGGTGAGATCGCCGCTGGGGGATTGATTGAACCTGTTACCGACGATGCAGAAGCAGAGCACCTCGATATCTCTGGCGTTCAGCTTAAGCATAAAGACTACGCCCTGCGGGTCACGGGCGATAGTATGATCAACGCCATGATTGCCGATGGGGATATCGTGATCATGCGCCCAGTTTTTGAACCCGATCGCATCAAAGATGGCACCATTGTGGCTGCCCGGGTTGAAGGCTTTGGCAACACCCTCAAGCATTTTTATCGCCACGACAACCACGTCACCCTAGAAGCAGCGAACGACAACTACAAGCCCATTAGTGTACCCGCCGATGCTGTCCAG
The genomic region above belongs to Candidatus Obscuribacterales bacterium and contains:
- a CDS encoding glycerophosphodiester phosphodiesterase, producing the protein MAAWMTLNGTPPLVIAHRGASGDRPEHTLAAYELAIALGADYVEPDLVSTRDGVLVARHENNLIDTTDVGDRPEFSDRYTTKQIDGQTCSGWFTEDFTLAELKTLRVRERLPFRDQSFNDQFQIPTWEEILILVHQAEQATGRTIGIYPETKHPSYFQSMGLPLEASLLQELTQYGYGHPDDRICIQSFETQNLQELRSLTALPLIQLIGQATEIQVDSDRPYADLLTSEGLAAIAQYAQGIGPDKRWIVPSHPTDARQLLPPTDLVDRAHACGLWVHPYTFRNEPQFLHPAYATPRHEYHQFFRLGVDAVFSDAPQEAIAAREALA
- the lexA gene encoding transcriptional repressor LexA, whose product is MEALTEVQQQLYDWLIDYIRENQHSPSIRQMMRAMGLRSPAPIQSRLEHLRNKGYIDWTEGKARTIRILKSLNPGVPIMGEIAAGGLIEPVTDDAEAEHLDISGVQLKHKDYALRVTGDSMINAMIADGDIVIMRPVFEPDRIKDGTIVAARVEGFGNTLKHFYRHDNHVTLEAANDNYKPISVPADAVQVQGILVGVWRQYL